One segment of Castanea sativa cultivar Marrone di Chiusa Pesio chromosome 3, ASM4071231v1 DNA contains the following:
- the LOC142627411 gene encoding TMV resistance protein N-like: protein MALVTSREASTSTFTHRSKNFDVFLSFKGEDTRLGFTSHLYNALCQQGIHTFINNNLLMGEQISTELFKTIESSMISIIVFSENYAFSTQCLDELVKILECKKNDQLVRPVFYDVDPSEIRNQKGKFGEALAKHDENFKDAEKVQRWRDALYEVANISGWHYKHNCTEFKFIQGIVEEVSNSKLYRMPLFVAKYPVGINSRAEAIELLLDIESNDVRMVGIYGLGGVGKTTITKAIYNRIFYLFDGRSFLENIREKSETNEGIIQLQETLLFDILGNKNLKVGNISRGINMINESLCGKRVLIILDGVDDLDQIEKLLGRCDWFASGSRIIITTRDKHLLATFGNGLSTYEVKGLNEHEAFELFNQYAFKRNEPKEDYLELANQVIRNAKGLPLALTIMGADLYGRKKPEWKNSLYKYEKFPNKDIQKILKISYEGLDETERDIFLDIACFFNGQYMDYVVDILETCDLYPVSGIPKLIDKCLLTIDQYNKLSMHDLLQQMGREIVRQESPRMPRKRSRLWFYKDGLDLLIENKGSDKIQGIMLCSPKPMKVQLKEQFLKMKNLKLLIIRNLHSSGHLEYLPNELRFLDWPGYPFSSLPTNFCPKKLVALNMSGSRLEKKFKQIFSSETLKYVNFSWCKYIRKLPDLSKAPNIKELDLRYCTNLVEVHDSVGHLEKLEVWELSNCTKLRILPSCLMMKSLASLTLSGCSSLKKFPDISQEMKCLGKLALHSTGICEFPSSFGNLIGLKSLLLGNHLVHLPSSIYKLQHIERLSLYGDVIFPKDLENDMQPPCNSYEDFPKYVFPSLNYLSLNFFKIRSEIDFILTSFCPFSLESLYITDSNVVTLPKFFGKFERLHMLFIERCNELQEIPRLPQSIIKVLTSNCHSLNSESSSKLFLQFGEILGLPPNISCFGGRSDISMDPQLSRRISQGDDEYEIILPGHDIPNWINHQSVGKSISFWIGPEFPTFGLCLAFGMDDDYSDYCYRVDISINGSRRTFKRGILFKNSFDHLWFFCRPQSSLQKQFQDLKLGYRNQVELSCEIFFPPFAHRKSTPFVKRMGVHVECRCSPPPPPLNSSIFHDNYEEVQPRGRRISKRIVHQRLRLSHLRGPGFILRRLLCHTLCPTRSTSRQLLLKARKLSSNNRKRKRALVARSCMCLCGAQASCQCPKEVCSTYSAGLASVCSMNLDSPTRDIRTS, encoded by the exons ATGGCGCTTGTAACCAGCAGAGAAGCCTCAACTTCCACTTTCACTCACCGATCCAAGAACTTTGATGTCTTCTTAAGTTTCAAAGGTGAAGATACCCGTCTTGGTTTCACGAGTCACTTGTATAACGCTTTGTGTCAGCAGGGCATTCACACCTTCATCAATAATAATCTCCTAATGGGAGAACAAATTTCTACTGAACTTTTCAAAACTATTGAGAGTTCAATGATTTCAATAATTGTATTCTCTGAAAACTATGCATTCTCTACTCAGTGCTTGGATGAACTTGTCAAAATTCTTGAGTGTAAGAAGAATGATCAATTGGTGCGACCAGTTTTTTACGATGTTGATCCGTCAGAAATTCGTAATCAAAAAGGAAAGTTTGGGGAAGCACTCGCTAAACATGACGAAAATTTTAAGGATGCTGAGAAGGTACAAAGGTGGAGGGATGCTTTATATGAAGTGGCCAATATTTCTGGTTGGCATTACAAGCACAA TTGTACTGAATTCAAATTTATCCAAGGAATTGTCGAAGAGgtatcaaattcaaaattatatcGTATGCCATTATTTGTTGCTAAATATCCAGTGGGAATAAATTCTCGAGCAGAGGCCATAGAATTACTTTTAGATATAGAATCAAATGATGTTCGCATGGTAGGGATCTATGGCCTTGGTGGAGTTGGTAAAACCACAATCACAAAAGCTATTTATAATAGGATTTTTTATCTCTTTGATGGAAGAAGCTTTCTAGAGAACATTAGAGAGAAGTCAGAGACAAATGAAGGCATAATCCAACTTCAAGAGACACTTCTTTTTGATATCTTAGGGAATAAGAATTTGAAGGTGGGCAACATATCTAGAGGAATCAACATGATAAATGAAAGTCTTTGTGGCAAAAGGGTTCTTATAATTCTTGATGGTGTGGATGACTTAGACCAGATAGAAAAATTGCTTGGAAGATGTGATTGGTTTGCTTCCGGAAGTAGAATTATTATAACAACAAGAGATAAGCACTTGCTAGCTACTTTTGGAAATGGTCTTTCAACCTATGAGGTAAAGGGATTAAATGAACATGAAGCTTTTGAACTCTTTAATCAATATGCTTTCAAGAGAAACGAACCCAAGGAAGATTATTTGGAACTTGCGAACCAAGTAATACGTAATGCCAAAGGCCTTCCATTAGCTTTAACAATAATGGGTGCTGAtttgtatggaagaaaaaaaccCGAATGGAAAAATTCATTATATAAGTATGAAAAATTTCCTAATAAAgatattcaaaaaatattgaaaataagtTATGAAGGATTAGATGAAACTGAAAGGGATATTTTCCTcgatattgcatgtttcttcaATGGACAATACATGGATTATGTTGTGGATATACtagaaacttgtgatttataccCAGTATCTGGTATTCCAAAACTTATTGATAAGTGTCTTCTGACTATTGATCAATACAATAAATTGTCGATGCACGACTTGCTACAACAAATGGGTAGGGAAATTGTTCGACAAGAATCACCACGGATGCCCAGAAAACGTAGCAGGCTATGGTTTTATAAGGATGGTCTTGACCTACTAATTGAAAATAAG GGATCAGATAAAATTCAAGGCATAATGTTATGCTCACCTAAACCAATGAAGGTGCAGTTAAAGGAGCAATTTCTTAAgatgaaaaatctcaaattacTTATAATTCGTAATCTACATAGCTCTGGACATCTTGAATATCTTCCTAATGAATTAAGGTTTCTTGATTGGCCTGGATATCCATTTTCTTCATTGCCAACCAATTTTTGTCCTAAGAAACTGGTTGCACTCAACATGTCTGGCAGCCGATTAGAGAAAAAATTCAAGCAG ATATTTTCGTCCGAAACCTTGAAATATGTGAATTTCAGTTGGTGTAAATACATTAGGAAATTACCTGACTTATCAAAGGCCCCAAACATAAAAGAATTGGATCTTAGGTATTGTACGAATTTAGTTGAGGTTCATGACTCTGTCGGGCATCTTGAAAAGCTTGAAGTATGGGAACTCAGCAATTGCACTAAACTTCGAATTCTTCCAAGTTGTCTCATGATGAAATCTCTTGCATCTTTGACTCTTAGTGGCTGCTCAAGCCTTAAGAAGTTCCCGGATATTTCTCAAGAAATGAAATGTTTAGGCAAGTTAGCACTGCACTCAACTGGTATTTGTGAATTTCCTTCATCATTTGGGAATCTCATTGGACTTAAGAGCTTACTCCTCGGAAACCATTTGGTACATCTTCCAAGTAGCATTTATAAATTACAACATATTGAGAGGCTCTCTCTTTATGGAGATGTCATATTTCCAAAGGACCTCGAGAATGATATGCAACCACCATGCAATTCTTATGAAGACTTTCCCAAATATGTTTTTCCGAGCTTGAATTATCTATctcttaatttctttaaaattcgCTCGGAAATAGATTTTATATTGACTTCTTTTTGCCCCTTCTCATTGGAAAGTTTATACATCACCGATAGCAATGTTGTTACCCTTCCAAAATTCTTTGGCAAATTTGAGAGATTGCATATGCTTTTCATTGAAAGGTGCAATGAGCTTCAGGAAATTCCAAGGCTTCCACAAAGTATAATAAAAGTACTTACATCAAACTGCCACTCGCTGAATTCAGAATCATCAAGCAAATTATTCCTTCAg TTTGGAGAAATTTTAGGACTTCCACCAAATATATCATGTTTTGGTGGCAGAAGCGACATATCAATGGATCCACAGTTATCTAGAAGAATATCCCAAGGAGATGATGAATATGAAATTATACTGCCCGGACATGACATTCCAAATTGGATCAACCATCAAAGTGTCGGAAAGTCCATATCATTCTGGATTGGTCCAGAATTTCCCACATTTGGTCTATGTCTTGCTTTTGGAATGGATGATGATTATAGTGATTATTGTTATCGTGTCGACATTTCCATCAATGGTAGTAGACGAACATTCAAAAGAGGAATCTTATTCAAAAATAGTTTTGACCATCTTTGGTTTTTCTGCAGACCTCAAAGCTCATTGCAGAAGCAATTTCAAGACTTGAAGCTAGGCTATCGAAACCAAGTTGAGCTGTCTTGTGAAATATTTTTCCCACCTTTTGCACACAGAAAATCTACTCCTTTTGTTAAAAGGATGGGAGTCCATGTAGAATGCAGGtgttctcctcctcctcctcctctgaATTCTAGTATCTTCCATGACAACTATGAAGAGGTCCAACCTAGAGGCCGCCGAATTTCAAAGAGAATTGTGCACCAACGGCTCAGACTGTCTCATCTCCGAGGTCCAGGTTTCATCCTACGCAGACTATTGTGCCATACTCTGTGCCCAACTCGGAGTACGTCTCGTCAACTATTACTAAAAGCACGAAAACTCAGCAGCAATAATCGCAAGAGAAAGAGGGCTTTAGTAGCAAGGAGCTGCATGTGTTTGTGTGGAGCTCAAGCCAGTTGCCAATGTCCAAAGGAGGTGTGCTCCACATACTCAGCGGGATTGGCTTCAGTGTGTTCAATGAATTTGGACAGTCCGACCAGGGACATCAGAACTTcttga